The Ooceraea biroi isolate clonal line C1 chromosome 1, Obir_v5.4, whole genome shotgun sequence genome has a window encoding:
- the LOC105279367 gene encoding lipid storage droplets surface-binding protein 2 isoform X1 codes for MDTELTDQFYRIQAVDRARKIPSVNYLWDKSTEVYERVKGANTFVNWAFDTVESVVNTMIEKSLPVARLMEKPIYTLDKTLCQGIDFVEIKLPIIKEEPKQKYIPYSIHISFMQILNRTKSIVSERLRPAVRTFTVLKQETKQRVRIMTLLTYYKVHYLRVYSWQQADKVMSTETGINILKTVDNTTDLAEIMLDKYLPPPEEEVHTDTEKLCSEHVKLHHTMERLSEFSSRASRRIYYALMERLQHMYKIEILILVLHALVVIQAVRFLESVVNFVFKLFSDCLFSY; via the exons ATGGACACGGAACTCACAGATCAGTTTTACCGTATCCAAGCGGTCGACCGTGCTCGTAAGATACCCAGCGTGAATTATTTGTGGGACAAATCCACGGAGGTGTACGAGCGCGTGAAGGGCGCGAACACATTCGTCAACTGGGCCTTCGACACTGTCGAGAGCGTGGTGAACACGATGATAGAGAAATCCCTGCCGGTCGCCAGACTGATGGAGAAGCCGATCTACACGCTCGACAAAACGTTGTGTCAGGGTATTGATTTCGTTGAAATAAAGCTGCCCATTATCAAGGAGGAACCTAAACAG aaatatataccATACTCTATACACATTTCTTTCATGCAGATACTCAACCGCACCAAGTCCATCGTATCCGAACGTCTCCGTCCCGCGGTGAGGACCTTTACCGTTCTGAAGCAGGAAACGAAGCAGAGAGTGAGGATCATGACACTGCTTACGTATTACAAGGTTCACTACCTGAGAGTCTACAGCTGGCAGCAGGCGGACAAAGTCATGTCGACTGAGACGGGTATTAATATTCTAAAGACCGTCGACAATACCACCGATCTCGCAGAAATCATGCTGGACAAGTACTTACCGCCACCAGAGGAGGAGGTTCACACTGATACAG AGAAATTGTGCAGTGAGCACGTGAAGTTACACCACACGATGGAGAGGCTGAGCGAGTTCAGCAgccgggcgtcgcgacgcatcTATTACGCGCTGATGGAGAGGCTGCAGCACATGTATAAGATAGAGATACTTATTTTGGTGCTGCACGCGCTCGTAGTAATCCAAGCGGTCAGGTTTCTCGAATCGGTGGTGAACTTCGTCTTTAAATTATTCAGCGACTGCCTGTTCTCGTATTAg
- the LOC105279367 gene encoding lipid storage droplets surface-binding protein 2 isoform X2 — MDTELTDQFYRIQAVDRARKIPSVNYLWDKSTEVYERVKGANTFVNWAFDTVESVVNTMIEKSLPVARLMEKPIYTLDKTLCQGIDFVEIKLPIIKEEPKQILNRTKSIVSERLRPAVRTFTVLKQETKQRVRIMTLLTYYKVHYLRVYSWQQADKVMSTETGINILKTVDNTTDLAEIMLDKYLPPPEEEVHTDTEKLCSEHVKLHHTMERLSEFSSRASRRIYYALMERLQHMYKIEILILVLHALVVIQAVRFLESVVNFVFKLFSDCLFSY, encoded by the exons ATGGACACGGAACTCACAGATCAGTTTTACCGTATCCAAGCGGTCGACCGTGCTCGTAAGATACCCAGCGTGAATTATTTGTGGGACAAATCCACGGAGGTGTACGAGCGCGTGAAGGGCGCGAACACATTCGTCAACTGGGCCTTCGACACTGTCGAGAGCGTGGTGAACACGATGATAGAGAAATCCCTGCCGGTCGCCAGACTGATGGAGAAGCCGATCTACACGCTCGACAAAACGTTGTGTCAGGGTATTGATTTCGTTGAAATAAAGCTGCCCATTATCAAGGAGGAACCTAAACAG ATACTCAACCGCACCAAGTCCATCGTATCCGAACGTCTCCGTCCCGCGGTGAGGACCTTTACCGTTCTGAAGCAGGAAACGAAGCAGAGAGTGAGGATCATGACACTGCTTACGTATTACAAGGTTCACTACCTGAGAGTCTACAGCTGGCAGCAGGCGGACAAAGTCATGTCGACTGAGACGGGTATTAATATTCTAAAGACCGTCGACAATACCACCGATCTCGCAGAAATCATGCTGGACAAGTACTTACCGCCACCAGAGGAGGAGGTTCACACTGATACAG AGAAATTGTGCAGTGAGCACGTGAAGTTACACCACACGATGGAGAGGCTGAGCGAGTTCAGCAgccgggcgtcgcgacgcatcTATTACGCGCTGATGGAGAGGCTGCAGCACATGTATAAGATAGAGATACTTATTTTGGTGCTGCACGCGCTCGTAGTAATCCAAGCGGTCAGGTTTCTCGAATCGGTGGTGAACTTCGTCTTTAAATTATTCAGCGACTGCCTGTTCTCGTATTAg